The Propionibacterium freudenreichii subsp. freudenreichii genome contains a region encoding:
- the cobU gene encoding bifunctional adenosylcobinamide kinase/adenosylcobinamide-phosphate guanylyltransferase, whose translation MTRIVVDVPDSPESRRLLDQLSGLGARQRPARTLVTGGARSGKSSYAEALLGSFDHVDYIATSQRNPDDPEWMARIAAHVARRPKSWNTVETLDVAQVLSDDGSPALVDCLGVWLTRELDVTDAWQHPEQARPELQHRIDELATAVAGSPRRVVLVTNEVGSGVVPATQAGRTFRDWLGILNASVADACDEVLLCVAGRALSLPPRPGGPHGAGTDPQPKDAI comes from the coding sequence ATGACCCGCATCGTCGTGGACGTTCCTGACAGTCCCGAGTCCCGAAGGCTGCTCGATCAGCTGTCAGGCCTCGGTGCCCGGCAACGTCCGGCACGAACCCTCGTCACCGGGGGCGCCCGGAGCGGGAAGTCCAGCTATGCCGAGGCGCTGCTGGGGTCGTTCGACCACGTCGACTACATCGCCACCTCGCAACGCAACCCTGACGACCCCGAGTGGATGGCCCGCATCGCCGCCCACGTCGCGCGCCGCCCGAAGAGCTGGAACACCGTGGAGACCCTTGACGTGGCGCAGGTGCTGTCCGACGACGGCTCCCCCGCCCTGGTCGATTGCCTGGGCGTGTGGCTCACCCGCGAGCTGGACGTCACCGACGCCTGGCAGCACCCGGAGCAGGCCCGCCCCGAGCTGCAGCACCGCATCGATGAGTTGGCCACTGCGGTCGCCGGCTCCCCGCGCCGCGTGGTGCTGGTCACCAACGAGGTCGGTTCCGGCGTGGTGCCCGCCACGCAGGCAGGGCGCACCTTCCGTGACTGGCTGGGAATCCTCAACGCCAGCGTCGCGGACGCCTGCGACGAGGTACTGCTGTGCGTCGCCGGACGGGCGCTGAGCCTGCCACCGCGACCGGGAGGCCCTCATGGCGCCGGCACGGACCCCCAACCGAAGGACGCGATCTGA
- a CDS encoding adenosylcobinamide-GDP ribazoletransferase produces the protein MATRNGLLAAWGLFTVLPAPVVAEVDERLAVRAIASMPWVGLGLGLIAGLGCAIVTVAGGGQPLAIAAGLAILALCTGFLHLDGLADTADGLGSRKPAHEALTIMRQSDIGPMGVTAIILVLALEIAAGGSGHLDGWRGVWLLVTMPMVARVSALSATGRWIPSAHKKGFGALFAGKTHPATIVVASVIAAVIAAGSGWLLFGWRAALVAVCACLASWVFGVAWRRHILARLGGLTGDTFGSLVEMSGLAYLLTLALFA, from the coding sequence GTGGCCACCCGCAATGGACTGCTGGCTGCCTGGGGACTGTTCACGGTGCTGCCCGCACCCGTGGTGGCCGAGGTGGATGAGCGACTCGCCGTGCGGGCGATCGCCTCGATGCCGTGGGTCGGCCTCGGACTGGGCCTGATCGCCGGACTCGGCTGCGCCATCGTCACCGTCGCGGGGGGCGGCCAGCCACTGGCAATCGCAGCAGGCCTGGCAATCCTGGCCCTGTGCACCGGCTTCCTGCACCTCGACGGACTCGCCGACACCGCCGACGGCCTGGGCTCCCGCAAGCCGGCCCACGAGGCCCTGACCATCATGCGCCAATCAGACATCGGGCCCATGGGCGTCACCGCCATCATCCTCGTGCTGGCGTTGGAGATCGCGGCAGGCGGTTCAGGACACCTTGATGGCTGGCGTGGCGTCTGGCTGCTGGTGACAATGCCCATGGTGGCGCGCGTCAGCGCCCTGTCCGCCACCGGACGATGGATTCCGAGCGCCCACAAGAAGGGGTTCGGAGCGCTCTTCGCCGGAAAGACGCACCCTGCGACGATCGTGGTCGCCTCAGTGATCGCCGCGGTGATCGCCGCGGGCAGTGGATGGCTGCTCTTCGGCTGGCGGGCCGCCCTCGTGGCGGTGTGTGCCTGCCTGGCCAGCTGGGTCTTCGGCGTGGCGTGGCGCCGCCATATCCTGGCGCGGCTCGGAGGACTGACCGGCGACACCTTCGGGTCCCTGGTCGAGATGAGCGGCCTGGCCTATTTGTTGACCCTGGCATTGTTCGCCTGA
- a CDS encoding cobyrinate a,c-diamide synthase, producing MVTATALPRVLIAAPASSQGKTTVAIGLMAALRASGRSVAGFKVGPDYIDPGYHALACGRPGRNLDPYLCGPERIAPLFAHGALHPEPADISVVEGVMGMFDGKLGAWPDGTDDPAGFGSSAHIARLLDAPVLLVVDGSHSARTAAALCHGLASYDPRIHVAGVILNRVMGARVVDEITRGCARVGLPVLGALPKSTRVAVGSRHLGLVTADEQGDAIGIVQQAGELVAAHLDLDAIATIAGGAPDLAVDPWDPAAEVEPVPGRPVIAMASGPAFTFRYTETAELLEAAGCRVTAFDPLTARGLPADVSGLYLGGGFPEEHAEALAGNTSLGAEIASRVSEGLPTVAECAGLLYLCRSLDGLAMAGVVDADSSMTPRLTIGYHHARAANDSFLMRAGERYRAHEFHRTTLDTPPYDRDPGPQRLGDQRLAWDVETPTGGNRPEGVLVAPTPGSAPSVHASYQHLHWAGSPVLAQRFARAASEYGHTGHHSPRPAATTPGDALSAAPDLTHHGDRDVLPGLVDLAVNVRDVRPPAWLVERIVASSDQWAHYPDQREATRAVALRHGVNPDQVLLTAGSSEAFSLIAHGFSPRWAVVVHPQFTEPEVALRNAGRPVGRLVLHASDGFQFDHELLDPRADMVVIGNPTNPTGVLHSAASLRALCRPGRVVVVDEAFMDAVPGEPESLIGARMDGLLVTRSFTKTWSVPGLRIGYVVGDPALIRVLAHEQPCWPISTPALVTARECSTPRAVEQATSDARQAAQDRRHLVARLAGIGIQTVGEARAPFVLVDLRAHPPGGLRAGLRTLGFTVRSGESFPGLGAGWLRLAVRHPDISDAFVAALARTIDALDTAQHPMRPPQGDIR from the coding sequence GACTACATCGATCCGGGCTATCACGCACTGGCCTGCGGTCGCCCCGGCCGCAACCTGGATCCCTATTTGTGCGGGCCCGAGCGCATTGCGCCGTTGTTCGCCCATGGCGCGCTGCATCCCGAACCCGCGGACATCTCGGTCGTCGAAGGCGTGATGGGCATGTTCGACGGCAAGCTCGGCGCGTGGCCCGACGGCACCGATGACCCCGCCGGTTTTGGCTCATCGGCCCATATCGCCAGGCTGCTCGATGCCCCCGTGCTGCTCGTGGTCGACGGCTCACACAGTGCCCGTACCGCCGCAGCCCTGTGCCATGGCCTGGCCAGCTACGATCCCCGCATCCATGTGGCCGGCGTCATCCTCAATCGGGTGATGGGTGCCCGCGTGGTCGACGAGATCACCCGGGGCTGCGCACGTGTCGGCCTGCCGGTGCTGGGGGCTCTGCCGAAAAGCACGCGGGTGGCCGTGGGCTCACGCCACCTGGGACTGGTCACGGCCGACGAGCAGGGTGACGCGATCGGCATCGTGCAGCAGGCCGGTGAGCTCGTCGCCGCACACCTCGACCTCGACGCCATCGCCACGATCGCCGGTGGGGCCCCTGACCTGGCCGTCGATCCCTGGGATCCCGCCGCAGAGGTCGAACCGGTACCGGGGCGTCCGGTCATCGCCATGGCCTCGGGTCCCGCATTCACCTTCCGGTACACCGAAACCGCAGAACTGCTGGAGGCGGCCGGCTGCCGGGTGACGGCCTTCGATCCGCTCACCGCCCGGGGCCTTCCGGCCGATGTGTCCGGCCTGTACCTGGGGGGTGGTTTCCCCGAGGAGCACGCCGAGGCGCTCGCCGGCAACACCTCCCTGGGCGCTGAAATCGCCTCACGCGTGTCCGAGGGCCTGCCGACGGTGGCCGAGTGTGCGGGGCTGCTCTACCTGTGCCGCAGCCTGGATGGACTGGCGATGGCCGGGGTGGTCGACGCCGACTCGTCCATGACGCCGCGCCTGACCATCGGCTACCACCACGCCCGCGCCGCCAACGACAGCTTCCTGATGCGCGCCGGGGAGCGCTATCGGGCCCATGAGTTCCACCGCACCACCCTGGACACGCCCCCCTACGACCGCGACCCCGGACCACAACGGCTGGGCGACCAACGGTTGGCGTGGGACGTGGAGACCCCGACGGGGGGCAACCGACCCGAGGGGGTGCTGGTCGCCCCGACCCCCGGTTCCGCGCCCAGCGTCCACGCCTCCTACCAGCACCTGCACTGGGCAGGGAGTCCGGTACTGGCGCAACGCTTCGCCCGGGCGGCGAGCGAATATGGGCACACCGGCCATCACTCCCCCCGGCCTGCCGCCACGACGCCGGGAGATGCGTTGTCCGCAGCGCCCGACCTCACCCATCACGGGGATCGCGATGTGCTGCCCGGCCTGGTCGACTTGGCGGTGAACGTGCGCGATGTGCGACCTCCGGCCTGGCTCGTGGAGCGCATCGTCGCCTCCAGCGACCAGTGGGCCCACTACCCCGATCAGCGCGAAGCGACCCGTGCGGTGGCACTGCGCCATGGCGTCAACCCCGACCAGGTACTGCTCACGGCCGGGTCCTCGGAGGCGTTCAGCCTGATCGCCCACGGGTTCTCCCCGCGCTGGGCGGTCGTGGTGCATCCCCAGTTCACCGAACCAGAGGTGGCCCTGCGCAACGCCGGGCGCCCGGTCGGCCGCCTGGTGCTCCATGCCTCGGATGGCTTCCAGTTCGATCACGAACTGCTGGACCCCAGGGCCGACATGGTGGTCATCGGCAATCCGACCAATCCCACCGGCGTGCTGCATTCGGCGGCGAGCCTGCGCGCGTTGTGCCGGCCCGGACGCGTGGTGGTGGTTGACGAGGCATTCATGGACGCCGTGCCGGGCGAGCCCGAGAGCCTCATCGGGGCACGCATGGATGGCCTGTTGGTCACCCGCTCGTTCACGAAGACTTGGAGCGTCCCGGGGCTGCGGATCGGATATGTGGTCGGGGATCCCGCGCTCATTCGCGTCCTGGCGCACGAACAGCCCTGTTGGCCCATCTCCACCCCCGCCCTGGTCACCGCCCGCGAATGCTCCACGCCACGCGCCGTGGAGCAGGCCACCTCAGATGCCCGACAGGCGGCGCAGGACCGCCGACACCTGGTGGCCCGCCTGGCCGGGATCGGCATCCAGACCGTCGGGGAGGCCAGGGCCCCCTTCGTCCTAGTCGACCTGCGCGCCCACCCGCCCGGTGGGCTTCGTGCGGGATTGCGGACGCTCGGCTTCACCGTGCGCAGCGGCGAGAGCTTCCCCGGCCTGGGCGCGGGCTGGTTGCGGCTCGCGGTTCGCCACCCGGACATCAGCGACGCGTTCGTCGCTGCCCTGGCCCGCACCATCGACGCACTGGACACAGCGCAGCACCCCATGCGACCACCACAAGGAGACATCAGATGA